The sequence below is a genomic window from Ovis canadensis isolate MfBH-ARS-UI-01 breed Bighorn chromosome 1, ARS-UI_OviCan_v2, whole genome shotgun sequence.
CCTATGTGGACACTGGTCTCGTGAGGCTCCAAGGAAGGGATCATCTTTCCTATGACCTTTCCCATTAGGCATATTGGCCAGACAAGCCAAGGGACTGTGGGGGAAATACTTAGGACTCCCTAGGGCTTCAGGGGGCACAGACTAAGGAACTCAAACCTGTGAGTGTTTTGTCTCTGCTCCTGGATGTCATTTCATGCTAGAAGGTGAAGGACCATGTTGGATCCTTCTTTTAGGGGAGATGAAGACTTTAATCTCACTTTTCAATTCCTAATTTGAGTTATGTTTCTTATTGCCTCTAGAGTACACTCAAAGCAACTATTTCTGGCTACAATTTCTTATCCCATTGTTGGTGCTGATTCTGTTTGTTGTGGACACAGGGTTGCTTATCTCGACCCAGCAGCAGTTCACGTTACTCTTGAAGATGAAGAGAATCAGAAAACGCAACAGATTTACGGACCCACAGCCTAAACCAGATCCCCCAGGGAACTGATGTCACTCCTCAAGAAACCTCTGCAATAGCAGAGGTTTTTGGCTTTAGTAAACGCTTCTCAGTTGTCAAAGACAGCTCACAAGGTACATAGAAAAAGCTCACGGCTTTATAGAACTGCTTCATTAAACTGATCGAGTGGCATGTAATAGGAAGTGCTCAATAAGCATCATTTATATAAGTAAAGAAATGAGTAGATTCATTTATTAGAACCTGTAAAAGAGATATACAACTTGAATAAAAGTATGAAACCATGCAATGTGACACTTTTAAGTATTCGAGGCTTGCTAGTTTTGAGGCATAACCATGAAGTCCTAGATTAGAAATGTTCTCTTTTGTAATGTTCTCTCCATTGTAAGTCTGACCTACGAATGAGAAGACAAGGAAGGATGTGCTGATGAAACTGATCATTTTTATGCTCTCTCTTCACTTACTATCACATGAACTTTTAGCTCTTGGCAGAATCTGGGGCAGACTTGAGCCCCTGAATTCTGGGGGTGAGGCTCCATCTAAGAGTTCCCTGTGATTGTTTCACTCCTCTCTTATCTCCCCAAATTAAATCTTGTATATCCTCTTACAGTGCCTGAACTAAGCATCTTAGAGAGACTCGCACATAATCATAACTCTCACAATGAAAAAGTACAAGACTGAATGAGATCTCAAACAAAGTCCCAGTCTTTTCTCTCCCACCCCTGCCAGACCTCTTCTCATGGAGACAGTTATATGGGGCTTTGGGGAAAGCATTAGAAAAGAGAGCAAGGTACTGTCGGTGCCGACCAGGAGTTTACAACAGGAAATGGGAGATCAGAGCACCTttagtttatctgtttttttgaACAATTAAAAACTTAAGGAAGTGAACTAGGGGGAACGTTTGTAAATATTCATAAGACTGACAAGTCCCATTTTCTCCAAAGAGGTCATAAAGAATAGAGAAATTattaaagctcttttttttttttaatataggtaTCTGCTGTTGGTATGAGGGAAACCCTTTCATCCCCTTGAGTTCTTGTGGCTGAACTAATAATAAAGTTGACACGAGAcaaattaagagaagaaaaagaaagaaattttaattcaTGTGCTCAGAAGTCTTATAGAAATGGGACCTAACAAGTGGCCAAAGCAGGCAACCTTTAtactttttagacaaagaaatgaTACATTTGAAAGGAATTGACAGGACAGAGAAGCTTAGGTTTGGAGTGCTCAATTCATGAAGAATCTAAACAGAGATTGGGCTTGAGgtattaaataaaagaagaaacaaggttttcttcttattattatttttaattggaggatagttgtaTGTATCCCTTCACTCCATCCCACCTGtctaggtcctcacagagcactgggctgagctcctcatgttatatatatacatattcattttcatttcttttccattatggttattacagaatattgaatatagttccctctgtCATATAGtaggaccctgttgtttatccatcctatatataatggtttgcatctgctaatcccaaactcccaaatcCATCCACCCTGCttcttaagtaactttaattcaaaatattcaatatatCATCGTGGCATATTTAGAGACAGCCCACATTGAGCCCTAACACTGATATGAACCTCCTTAACACTGTCCatgctgtttttttaataatttcagaCAGACAGTGACCAGATTCCCAGGAAAGGGCTGTGGCACTTGGCTTTGTGTAAAGAGGCTTTATGAGTGGAGAAGGGATTTTTTTCTGCAACAATAGGCCAGGAAAAGTCCCTATAGGAAGCTCCTTGCTGCTATTCCTAGATATTCCCCTACCTTTAAGAAAAGATAGAAGGTTTATTATAGTTACAGCCTTGAGACCAGAGTCATACAGAACATTCATTAACAACATCCAGTCTCATGGTGTTTTACACACAGCTATGCATCAGGCTGAAGAGCAAGTTACTTACTCCTGTATTTGGTCTGAGGCTAAGTGACCCAGAAGAATTGAGAGAGATTGAACACGGATAGTCCAGGCTTTGTAAGCTTTAGATACATCTTTCTGAGTCTTGACTGTTCCATTTACATTCTCACCCCAGCTTGCAAGCACTATGGACTGAGCACAGACCTGGAAGTTCGAGCTGTTgataactagctgtgtgactgggGCAAGTTCTTGTCAGTCTCAGATTCCATTTCCTCTTTGTAACAAGGGAGGTTTGGCCTAGGCGGTCTCTAAGCTCCTTTTTAGCCCAGACATTTTGTCTTTCATTACACAGGAATCTGGCTCTATGTGGTGACTCTCCAGCACAAAGGTTCAGAACACATTCCCCAAGAAGCTCCAGtatgaatttttctttcattctccacATACTGTTTTCTCCTTTCACTGTGTTCTtccatatatttaaatttcaggCTTGTATCAGACTTATGTCTAtcatttatttccacatttttttttcccgaTAGTTATACATCTATTCTGTAGGGACTGTGGAACACATAGTTGGATCTTGAGTACTCTGTGGACCCTCCAAATATGGCACTTATAaagatgtcatatatatatatatatatatatatatatatataagatctaTCTGTGACAAAGAGATAGTATGAATGTCACCAAATGATTAGATAGAAATAATTCATCCCAGCTTCACCCTCTGTTACCTCCAATCTCTTACCATAATGGTCTAGACTAGCTCATAAAGCAAATTTCTTTCCCATGGTTGCTGTTCCAAATTATCTGCCATAAACTATCACAAACTCCTAATAATAAAGGATTTGTTTTTGAATATCAAGTCAGTAGCTCCCTGCTACTGGCCAGCAGCAGACAAATTTCCATGGCCCTTAGGAGTAGGAACGACAAAAGATACACCTTGTGAGTATTTCAGGAAATTGAATACTTGAAGAAAGGctctgctctttctctcttttcattaaacggaacatggaacaacagaacaTCTCCTTGAAGTCAGAAATGGGAGCTTTATGTTGAGAATGGCAGAGGCACTTGCCAGCCTGGGTCCCCAGAAAACCTCAGAGAGCAGTATTATCTCCTTGCCTTAAGTTGTCTACCCAGCCCTGGGCAGTCAGTCACCAAGTCCAAGTTCCCAGCTGATGCCTTATCAGCTTCCATGACATTCCACCACAGGTCTGTTACTCTATAACTGTGCCCAGGATCACTGTTAAAGCCATTTGCATATATCACTTACAGCATCCACAATCTTTCCCTTCTTGAAGGCTTTCCtgtttttcctgttattttcaatttttgaatTATCACTGAGAGAAATCAGTAATCTCACTGCAAGGTAAGGAATGCAATGAAATTGAACTTGCTTACAGAGAAATTTTTGAAGACCAAGAAATGACTTCCTGTAGATTCTGAGAAAAatgctaatttttatttatttatttatttatttatttatttatttatttatttatttttgccagttTGCAACAAGGTAATACTGCACTGCCACAGACTAAGCTGAACCAAAGCAAATACCATTCAATTAATAggattaaatttttgaaaattaacatctttttaaaattaaaatataggaaCCACTGATCTTCTACCTTCACTAGCTCATATCAAGGCTGAAAATTTGGAGTCTCCGTTGACTAACCACTGTTCTAGCAATGGGATCCTAAAATGTTTCAGACTGGGATCTCTAGGAAACAGAGTCTGAAACAGAGGTTTGAAAGCAGTAAATTTATTAAGGAGTGCTCTCAGCATAAACACCCATGAGGGATGAAGGTAGAAGGGGAAGTGGAAATGTGAGGGAGTCATGCAAAAACTTCAAATCATCTCACAGATAGGAATTCGGGAATCTGGGAGTACCCTTCATAGCTATCTTAAGGGTACCTTAAGGTATCTTAAGGGTAACTTTCTTGAGGAAAGGTTACCAGTCTTTATACCCTGAAAAAGATAAGTCactggaaaggctacccatgggAAGGGGCTGTGACTCTGGAGATGGCAGTTCTTTAGCATGGTAGTTCCTGAAGTAGGACTCAACTGCAAGCTGTCAGCCCAAGACATTTCCAGCAGCTAGGGAAATAGATGTTTGGGTCCTGAAGGGGCTGCACCAGAGCAGCTACCAAATACAATTTCAAACTGAAGTGAGTGTGTCACTGGCCATCAGATCTTTACCTAACAGTTTTATCTATACTAAACAGAACtactaagaaaaaatatataactgtTTTCTGGCTATCCTAACAGAAATAAACTGACTCTGTCATTTCTAAAAATATGGTCACCAAGGCAaagatattttttatcttttatctctGGTCGGATTTTATACACCAGTGTTTTTCAGCAAAGCTAGATATGTTAAGTTGACTTAGAAGATTTGTTAATTTCCATCGGTTTGCCCCATTTTCAGCACCTAGCTAACTTCATGACACTCTTACAAGTGACATTTAGCCTCTGCAGGATCACCACATGAGATCTGCTAGATTCTGGAGACTGAAGAAGCTGGGTCTGAAATGCAGGCTATACCTGTTCTTTAGTATAGAAGGCCCAGTGGAGTGAAAGGATGAGGGAGAGAGAACCAGAGCATATGCTTTCACCTTCTGTGATGCTCAGACATAAAACGCTGTTTTTTAAACTCAGGTTTTAATTTGGGGATATCTAAGAAGAAATTTCTGAAGATTAACGTCTGAAAGCTTAGGTGGTTTTTGTTAAGTTGGtgagttgtgttcaattcttttgtgaccccatggactacagctcgccaggttcttctgtctgtgggatttcccaagcaagaatagtgcagtgggttgccacttccttctccaggggatcttcctgacccaggggtcaaacctacctcttctgaactggcaggcagattcttcaccactgagctgctGGGAAGCCACGATAGCTTAGGAGCTGACTGGAAAAGTTTTTCATTAAATCAAGCTTCAGACTTCTTCTCATTAATAAATGACTTCAGAAGCTGTTGTTAAAGTGTTTACATTTATAACACTATTTCAAAGATTTGGGTCTACTCTGCAAAAGGAACTCCGATTCTTCttggctcctcccagcctccaTCCTCTTTCACTCCTGTGTTGGAGGTGTGAAAGCATTAAGCTGTTCATCACGATCTCCTTTCCCGAGGCGTTTTCTCACTAGTTTTTACCTAGGCATCTTGGGGCTGGACAACTCACCTCTATGCTCTCAGTAGCTGAAGATCTTTTGCATTACTGCATCTGTACTCCTCATTTCCAGAAATAGTCAGTTAGGGCAGTTCTATCCACTTAGAGAGTGGGTTTTTTCGTTTGTTCATTTGCCATTTGAAGATCCCTCAGGCTGTGGTGGGATATTAGCAAGCAGCAAAATCAGATTACAAAAAGCTTTCAACATCCACAGAAAAGGACATGCATGTGTCTCCACACTTacttgttaaataaaaatttgcaCAAATTGCTCCTACGCCCTTCACCACCACAACAGAGGTTTTTCTGAGGCGGTTTCCAAGCACTTTATTCATTAGCCTTTTAGAACTCTGCTGAATTCTGTGTCTTATTGTAGTTGTATAATCCAACATATTCTCAGGACATATTTAGATATGTACATGAGTGTGTGACAGAATATGGGTATGAATGACCCAAGCAGATAAATCTTTCCCCTGTATTCTTAAGGGTATGATAAGTCATTTCCTATCCTCTCTTAAGGAGATCACAGAGAAGCACAACTAACTCAAATGGAAGCCTCCAGTGTTAGCACCCAATTCAGTCTATTCTTGATCCCATACTTAGCAGCATTACTAAAACAGCATTAAAATTAATATACGTTtatgaaatgagagaaaaggCCTTCCACAACTCTCCTCACTGAGAGGAGAGGGGTTTTCGCCCCATGGCTCTGCACAAAGCATCTTTGACATCCTGGTTCCTCAGACTGTACACGACAGGGTTTAGCAGAGGGGTGATCACTGTGTACGTCACTGAGATGAGTCTGTCCTGCCCCAGGGAACTCTGGGACTTAGGCTTCAGGTAAATGATAGAGGCGCAGCCATAGTGGATGATGACCACAATGAGgtgggaggcgcaggtggcaaaGGCCTTCTTCCGACCCTCAGCTGAAGCAATCTTGAGGATGGTGGAGATGATGAGGACATAAGAGATGAAGACCAGTCCCATGGGTACAACAAGGACACAAATACTGACAAAAAAGTTGATGATCTCATTGATAGTGATGTCTGTGCAGGCCAGCTTCAGCAGCGGTCTCACATCACAAAAGAAGTGAGAGATGATAAAGGCATCACAGAAGGGCAGGCCAAACACAGACGTTACCTGGACAATGGCCATACTCAGGCC
It includes:
- the LOC138437911 gene encoding olfactory receptor 10J3-like; its protein translation is MPKPNSTSVAEFLFEGFSSFGWQHRLGLFVVFLTLYLLTLSGNAVILTIIRLDRHLHTPMYFFLSMLSISETCYTVAIIPCMLSGLLSPHQTISLQGCATQLFFYLTFGINNCFLLTAMGYDRYMAICNPLRYSVIMGKEACIQLATGSLGIGLSMAIVQVTSVFGLPFCDAFIISHFFCDVRPLLKLACTDITINEIINFFVSICVLVVPMGLVFISYVLIISTILKIASAEGRKKAFATCASHLIVVIIHYGCASIIYLKPKSQSSLGQDRLISVTYTVITPLLNPVVYSLRNQDVKDALCRAMGRKPLSSQ